A single genomic interval of Burkholderia sp. HI2500 harbors:
- a CDS encoding SDR family oxidoreductase, which produces MKTRFDFGGSRVLVTGASSGIGRACAVALAQAGAQVVAAGRDMAALDALAGEAACETLRLDVGGDEHAIDTALAAHDAFDGLVNCAGIASLESALEVSAAHFDRVMAVNARGAALVARAVARKMIARDARGVAHARGSIVNVSSQAALVGLPAHLSYCASKAAMDAITRVLCIELGPHGIRVNSVNPTVTLTPMAQFAWSEPEKRAPMLAAIPLGRFAEPDEVVEPILFLLSDAASMVSGVSLPIDGGYTAR; this is translated from the coding sequence ATGAAGACACGGTTCGACTTCGGCGGTTCGCGGGTACTCGTCACGGGGGCGTCGAGCGGGATCGGGCGCGCGTGCGCGGTCGCGCTGGCGCAGGCGGGCGCGCAGGTCGTCGCGGCCGGGCGCGACATGGCCGCGCTCGATGCGCTGGCCGGCGAGGCCGCGTGCGAGACGCTGCGACTCGACGTCGGTGGCGACGAGCACGCGATCGATACGGCGCTCGCCGCGCACGATGCGTTCGACGGCCTCGTGAATTGCGCGGGGATCGCGTCACTCGAATCGGCGCTCGAGGTGAGCGCCGCGCATTTTGATCGCGTGATGGCCGTCAATGCACGCGGCGCGGCGCTCGTTGCCCGGGCCGTCGCACGGAAGATGATCGCGCGCGACGCGCGTGGCGTCGCGCACGCGCGGGGCAGCATCGTCAACGTATCGAGCCAGGCCGCGCTCGTCGGCTTGCCCGCGCATCTGAGTTACTGCGCGTCGAAGGCGGCGATGGATGCGATCACGCGCGTGCTGTGCATCGAACTCGGGCCGCACGGCATTCGTGTGAACAGTGTGAACCCGACCGTCACGCTCACGCCGATGGCGCAGTTCGCGTGGAGCGAACCGGAAAAGCGGGCGCCGATGCTGGCCGCGATTCCGCTCGGGCGATTCGCGGAGCCGGACGAGGTCGTCGAACCGATCCTGTTCTTGCTCAGCGACGCGGCGTCGATGGTCAGCGGCGTGTCGTTGCCGATCGACGGCGGGTATACGGCGCGCTAG
- a CDS encoding Fe2+-dependent dioxygenase, with protein sequence MMLHVPGVLTKAQVAQCRELLDAAEWVDGNATSGTQSALAKRNRQLPEGAPAARAVGDAIQDALAHHPLFFSAALPLKVFPPLFNRYEGGETFGTHVDNAIRLLRGTDFRVRSDLSATLFLEEPDAYDGGELCVEDTYGTHRAKLPAGDLVLYPASSLHHVTPVTRGARVASFFWIQSMVRDDGDRTLLFQLDTQIQALSAEKGAKDPMVISLTGIYHNLLRKWADA encoded by the coding sequence ATGATGCTTCACGTCCCCGGCGTATTGACGAAAGCGCAGGTCGCGCAATGTCGCGAACTGCTCGATGCGGCCGAATGGGTCGACGGCAATGCGACGTCCGGCACGCAGTCGGCGCTCGCGAAACGCAACCGGCAATTGCCGGAAGGCGCGCCGGCCGCACGCGCGGTGGGCGACGCGATCCAGGACGCGCTCGCACACCATCCGCTGTTCTTCTCGGCGGCGCTGCCGCTCAAGGTGTTTCCGCCGCTGTTCAATCGCTACGAAGGCGGCGAGACGTTCGGCACGCACGTCGACAACGCGATCCGGCTGCTGCGCGGCACGGATTTCCGCGTGCGCAGCGACCTGTCGGCGACGCTGTTTCTCGAAGAACCCGATGCGTACGATGGCGGCGAGCTGTGTGTCGAGGATACGTACGGCACGCATCGCGCGAAGCTGCCGGCGGGCGACCTCGTGCTGTATCCGGCGTCGAGCCTGCATCACGTCACGCCCGTGACGCGCGGCGCGCGCGTCGCGTCGTTCTTCTGGATCCAGAGCATGGTGCGCGACGACGGCGATCGCACGCTGCTGTTCCAGCTCGATACGCAGATTCAGGCACTGTCCGCCGAGAAAGGGGCGAAGGACCCGATGGTCATTTCATTGACGGGGATTTATCACAACCTGCTGAGGAAGTGGGCGGATGCGTAA
- a CDS encoding tetratricopeptide repeat protein, which produces MEAVSLKALASVSPREFADILAGPPERAAAWVAAAADNGIVDAQAVYGQYLLDGHGVARDPAGAFNWFRHAARAGHAMAMNMLGRCYEFGWGTAACAPVAVYWYRLAAQAGLDWGMYNYATALALGNGVDENRAEALDWFQRAAALGHAKSINLIGGFYEDGWVVPVDTDAAFDHYRRAAVAGDFRGQFNLARLLAERGRIDEALAWLARVPATATPAFVAKMRAYLASSPIDAFRAAALELQTPPQPQPHCTESIS; this is translated from the coding sequence ATGGAAGCCGTGTCGCTGAAGGCGCTCGCGTCGGTTTCGCCGCGCGAGTTCGCCGACATCCTGGCCGGGCCGCCCGAGCGCGCCGCCGCGTGGGTCGCGGCGGCGGCCGACAACGGCATCGTCGATGCCCAGGCCGTCTACGGGCAATACCTGCTCGACGGACATGGCGTCGCGCGCGATCCGGCGGGCGCGTTCAACTGGTTCCGGCACGCGGCGCGCGCCGGCCACGCGATGGCGATGAACATGCTCGGCCGCTGCTACGAGTTCGGCTGGGGCACGGCCGCGTGCGCGCCGGTCGCCGTGTACTGGTACCGGCTCGCCGCGCAGGCGGGGCTCGACTGGGGCATGTACAACTACGCGACGGCGCTCGCGCTCGGTAACGGCGTCGACGAGAATCGCGCCGAGGCGCTCGACTGGTTCCAGCGCGCGGCCGCGCTCGGCCACGCGAAATCGATCAACCTGATCGGCGGCTTCTACGAGGACGGCTGGGTCGTACCGGTCGATACCGACGCCGCGTTCGACCACTATCGACGCGCCGCCGTGGCGGGCGACTTCCGCGGCCAGTTCAACCTTGCACGGCTGCTCGCCGAGCGCGGGCGCATCGACGAAGCGCTCGCGTGGCTTGCGCGCGTGCCGGCCACCGCTACCCCCGCGTTCGTCGCGAAGATGCGCGCGTATCTCGCGTCGTCGCCGATCGACGCGTTTCGTGCGGCGGCGCTGGAATTGCAAACGCCACCACAGCCGCAGCCGCACTGTACGGAATCCATATCATGA
- a CDS encoding permease, which translates to MNRKEAKTRIAVLLSAGTRKADTLAELSGQGLKDRVLAHLIASRPDPERCRQNKLHIRILVALGIAQLAISLMLAYYFFATGAGNGLVLVFLALTVPLSLLFIWGFATHRVGAYHAFILLSLLQVPKTIAELGRDPSTALPSLAITVLLVGYVWFVRNRLFPDYGWFTPRKVEGRYAFVEHA; encoded by the coding sequence ATGAACAGGAAGGAAGCCAAAACAAGAATCGCGGTGCTGCTGTCCGCGGGAACGAGGAAGGCCGACACGTTGGCCGAACTGTCCGGACAGGGACTCAAGGATCGCGTGCTCGCGCACCTGATCGCGTCGCGCCCCGATCCCGAACGCTGCCGCCAGAACAAGCTGCACATCCGGATCCTGGTCGCGCTCGGCATCGCCCAGCTCGCGATCAGCCTCATGCTCGCGTACTACTTCTTCGCCACCGGCGCCGGCAACGGCCTCGTGCTGGTATTCCTCGCGCTGACCGTGCCGCTGTCGCTGCTGTTCATCTGGGGCTTTGCAACCCATCGTGTCGGCGCGTACCACGCGTTCATCCTGCTGTCGCTGCTGCAGGTGCCGAAGACCATCGCCGAGCTCGGACGCGATCCGTCGACCGCGCTGCCGAGCCTCGCGATCACGGTCCTGCTGGTGGGCTATGTCTGGTTCGTCCGCAACCGCCTGTTCCCCGACTACGGCTGGTTCACGCCGCGCAAGGTCGAAGGCCGTTACGCGTTCGTCGAGCACGCCTGA
- a CDS encoding entericidin A/B family lipoprotein, translated as MTRTIAAMLLVVTAALAGCNTVAGVGQDISKGGQAISDSAEKAK; from the coding sequence ATGACGCGTACGATTGCTGCAATGCTGCTGGTGGTGACCGCCGCGCTTGCCGGTTGCAACACGGTCGCCGGTGTGGGGCAGGACATTTCGAAGGGCGGCCAGGCGATCAGCGATTCGGCTGAAAAGGCCAAGTAA
- a CDS encoding aspartate carbamoyltransferase → MTVPQQAFLRDAMRRLNMTREAFASRIGVSRRALDTWLLPDDSQESRGMPEIVERFVSEIVERSVPEGGNYTQSVDNQGLAKQFFFEGKPQLLSVDQFSRESVEALFRVADVMQPIARRHKISRVLEGAVLGNLFFEASTRTRVSFGAAFCRLGGSVCDTTGFTFSSMAKGESIYDTSRVMAGYVDALVIRHPEKGSVAEFARATNLPVINGGDGPGEHPSQALLDLYTIQREFSRLGKIVDGAHIALVGDLKYGRTVHSLVKLLALYRGLKFTLVSPPTLEMPAYIVDQIATNGHVIEQTTDLAAGLRGADVVYATRIQKERFTDESFEGYTPDFQINQALVDSVCKPDTLIMHPLPRDSRPGANDLSVDLNRDPRLAIFRQTDNGIPVRMAIFAVLLGVENLVQHSMRDATWRPPAYLGPEDAVFHGVD, encoded by the coding sequence ATGACCGTTCCCCAGCAAGCCTTCCTCCGCGACGCCATGCGCCGCCTCAACATGACGCGCGAAGCGTTCGCCAGCCGCATCGGTGTGAGCCGGCGCGCGCTGGATACCTGGCTTCTGCCCGACGATTCGCAGGAATCGCGCGGGATGCCCGAGATCGTCGAGCGCTTCGTGTCGGAAATCGTCGAGCGCTCGGTGCCGGAAGGCGGCAACTATACGCAAAGCGTAGATAACCAGGGGCTCGCCAAGCAGTTCTTTTTCGAGGGCAAGCCGCAACTGCTGTCGGTCGACCAGTTCTCGCGGGAATCGGTCGAGGCGCTGTTTCGCGTGGCCGACGTCATGCAGCCGATCGCGCGCCGCCACAAGATTTCGCGCGTGCTGGAAGGTGCGGTGCTCGGTAACCTGTTCTTCGAGGCCAGCACGCGTACGCGCGTGTCGTTCGGCGCCGCCTTCTGCCGGCTCGGCGGTTCGGTGTGCGACACGACGGGCTTCACGTTCTCGTCGATGGCCAAGGGCGAATCGATCTACGACACGAGCCGCGTGATGGCCGGCTATGTCGACGCGCTCGTGATCCGCCATCCGGAGAAAGGCTCGGTGGCCGAGTTCGCGCGCGCGACCAACCTGCCCGTGATCAACGGCGGCGACGGCCCCGGCGAGCACCCGAGCCAGGCGCTGCTCGATCTCTATACGATCCAGCGCGAGTTCTCGCGGCTCGGCAAGATCGTGGACGGCGCGCACATCGCGCTGGTCGGCGACCTCAAGTACGGCCGCACGGTGCACTCGCTCGTCAAGCTGCTCGCGCTGTACCGCGGGCTCAAGTTCACGCTCGTGTCGCCGCCGACGCTCGAGATGCCGGCCTACATCGTCGACCAGATCGCGACGAACGGCCATGTGATCGAGCAGACGACCGATCTCGCAGCCGGGCTGCGCGGCGCGGACGTCGTCTATGCAACGCGGATCCAGAAGGAGCGCTTCACCGACGAGTCGTTCGAAGGCTACACGCCGGATTTCCAGATCAACCAGGCGCTCGTCGATTCGGTGTGCAAGCCGGACACGCTGATCATGCACCCGCTGCCGCGCGACAGCCGGCCCGGCGCGAACGACCTGTCGGTCGACCTGAACCGCGACCCGCGCCTCGCGATCTTCCGCCAGACCGACAACGGCATTCCGGTGCGGATGGCGATCTTCGCGGTGCTGCTCGGCGTCGAGAACCTCGTCCAGCATTCGATGCGCGACGCGACGTGGCGCCCGCCGGCCTATCTCGGGCCGGAGGATGCGGTGTTTCACGGGGTCGATTGA
- a CDS encoding AraC family transcriptional regulator, whose translation MHRVTHYRRTGEGIEAISLESDRAFPRHAHDEFGVGVIVSGAHRSWSGRGQVDALAGDAIMVNPGEMHDGSPIEAGTGRHWRMLYLAPALVAGVAAEEGLGGVELAHPAVRDARLTAAVGQLHARIVAGESQPLARDEALVMLVAGLLARHANRTLPAAGVAPAIRLARERLDAVPAAPVSLAELADLSGVSRFQLLRGFAREVGITPHAYLIQSRARLARALLASGLPIADAAAEAGFADQSHLTRAFARQFGITPGRFTQAV comes from the coding sequence ATGCACCGCGTCACCCATTACCGACGGACCGGCGAAGGCATCGAGGCAATCAGCCTCGAATCCGACCGTGCATTTCCGCGCCACGCGCACGACGAATTCGGGGTCGGTGTGATCGTCAGCGGCGCGCACCGGTCGTGGAGCGGCCGCGGGCAGGTCGACGCGCTGGCCGGCGACGCGATCATGGTCAACCCGGGCGAGATGCACGACGGCTCGCCGATCGAGGCCGGCACGGGCCGGCACTGGCGGATGCTGTACCTCGCACCCGCGCTGGTCGCGGGCGTGGCAGCGGAAGAAGGCCTCGGCGGCGTCGAACTGGCGCATCCGGCGGTACGCGACGCGCGGCTCACGGCTGCCGTCGGCCAACTACACGCGCGTATCGTCGCGGGTGAATCCCAGCCGCTTGCCCGCGACGAAGCGCTCGTGATGCTCGTCGCCGGGCTGCTTGCCCGGCACGCGAACCGCACGCTGCCGGCGGCGGGCGTCGCACCGGCAATCCGCCTCGCCCGGGAGCGGCTCGACGCGGTGCCGGCCGCGCCCGTTTCGCTCGCCGAGCTGGCCGACCTGAGCGGCGTCAGCCGCTTCCAGCTGCTGCGCGGGTTTGCCCGCGAAGTCGGCATCACGCCGCACGCGTACCTGATCCAGTCGCGTGCGCGGCTGGCGCGCGCGCTGCTTGCCAGCGGCTTGCCGATCGCCGATGCCGCAGCCGAAGCGGGCTTTGCCGATCAAAGCCATTTGACGCGTGCGTTCGCGCGCCAGTTCGGGATCACGCCGGGGCGGTTCACGCAGGCCGTTTGA
- a CDS encoding DMT family transporter codes for MKTRLIGYLYLAAAMAGVGSTVIASRLAAGGLPPFAATALRFLIATPLLFALMCAQRMRWPRISTRDAVLLVIQAAAGGVGYTVLLICGTKLSSPLDAGVMLGTLPAMSTLIAAVVLRERQTPRDWVAAALATAGVLFVTFAPGQALPSLRTLAGDALVLAAVACEAIFILLNRRLAAPLPPLALSTAMSGLGFVLALVPAAFEWHAVATGWTVDAVSAIAYYALVPTVLGYLCWYAGSARTSGTEAALFTAVAPVSAVLFAVALFGETLSATRIAGIALVVAGMVVGATRRREPPAEARYTHPANPDRPSRPTPAAQTATD; via the coding sequence ATGAAGACACGACTGATTGGCTATCTCTATCTCGCCGCCGCAATGGCAGGCGTCGGCAGCACCGTCATCGCGAGCCGTCTCGCGGCCGGCGGCCTGCCGCCGTTCGCGGCCACCGCGCTGCGCTTCCTGATCGCGACACCGCTGCTGTTCGCGCTGATGTGTGCGCAGCGCATGCGCTGGCCACGCATCTCCACGCGCGACGCCGTGCTGCTCGTCATCCAGGCGGCGGCGGGCGGCGTCGGTTATACGGTGCTGCTGATCTGCGGCACGAAGCTGTCGTCGCCGCTCGATGCGGGCGTGATGCTCGGCACGCTGCCCGCGATGTCGACGCTGATCGCGGCCGTCGTGCTGCGCGAGCGGCAGACACCGCGCGACTGGGTGGCCGCCGCGCTCGCAACGGCCGGCGTGCTGTTCGTCACGTTCGCGCCCGGCCAGGCCCTGCCGTCGCTCCGCACGCTCGCCGGCGATGCGCTGGTGCTGGCCGCCGTCGCCTGCGAAGCCATATTCATCCTGCTCAACCGGCGGCTGGCCGCACCGTTGCCGCCGCTGGCGCTGTCCACCGCGATGTCCGGCCTCGGCTTCGTGCTCGCCCTCGTGCCCGCCGCGTTCGAATGGCACGCGGTGGCGACCGGCTGGACCGTCGACGCGGTGTCAGCGATCGCCTACTACGCGCTGGTGCCGACCGTGCTCGGCTACCTGTGCTGGTATGCCGGTTCGGCGCGCACGAGCGGAACCGAGGCCGCGCTGTTCACGGCGGTCGCGCCGGTCTCGGCCGTGCTGTTCGCGGTCGCGCTGTTCGGCGAAACGCTCAGCGCCACGCGTATCGCGGGTATCGCGCTCGTCGTTGCCGGCATGGTCGTCGGCGCGACGCGGCGACGCGAACCGCCAGCCGAAGCACGCTATACGCACCCGGCGAATCCGGATCGACCGTCCCGCCCCACGCCCGCCGCGCAAACCGCCACCGACTGA
- a CDS encoding TonB-dependent receptor: MKSRPDELKLGKFTTLCSVLAASPAFAADGTPPPAPAGTEGHLAPIEVQGKAEHSYKADFSASAKFTAPLVDTPKSVTVIPQELIQNSGASTLTEALRTVPGITFGAGEGGNPLGDRPFIRGYDTQGSMFVDGMRDTGATTREIFNTERIEITKGSDGAYGGRGGAGGSINLITKAPHLGTTAAASAGLGTDRYRRFTADGNWQFADHAAFRLNLMSHNNDVAGRDAVNNERWGVAPSIAFGLGTSTRVVASYYHLQTDDLPDGGIPYYYGFNLPKGVATDGPAPVDRHNFYGLTNRDFRKTTSDISTLKIEHDITSSLTIRNTTRYTESTQDYIWTQPDDSQGNVVNGKVWRRANTRNSAINSIANQTELFGEFRTGPFKHSFTTGIELSREWGKRDTYNVAAANGKICQNGIGAASGYNCTSLWSPNPNDPWAGSITRNNDYARARTVTKSIYGFDTIEITPRWQVNGGVRIDDYSTRFTDTKANGGKTTTRDDTLVNWQAGLVFKPAQNGSIYASYATSSTPAGMMLGEGSETQSLTPGRGGVGSNADQLAPEKNRSIELGTKWNVLNDKLALTAALFQIDTTNARVTLPNNQYAMVGNKRVQGLELGVAGQITKQWQLFGGYTYMKSELRDNGKDTANNGNRFPNTPKHSFTMWSNYDVTPKFTVGGGAFYMSQVFGDPANQHAVPSYWRFDAMAQYRINKKLGLQLNVNNLFNRTYFDQAYPAHYASIAPGRSAFVTLNARY, translated from the coding sequence ATGAAGTCACGTCCCGACGAGCTGAAGCTCGGTAAATTCACCACCCTGTGCAGCGTGCTCGCCGCAAGCCCGGCCTTCGCGGCGGACGGCACGCCGCCGCCCGCCCCGGCCGGCACCGAAGGCCATCTCGCACCGATCGAAGTCCAGGGCAAGGCCGAGCACAGCTACAAGGCCGACTTCTCCGCTTCCGCGAAATTCACCGCGCCGCTCGTCGACACGCCGAAATCCGTCACCGTGATCCCGCAGGAGCTGATCCAGAACAGCGGCGCGTCAACATTGACCGAAGCGCTGCGCACCGTGCCCGGCATCACGTTCGGCGCCGGCGAAGGCGGCAACCCGCTCGGCGATCGTCCGTTCATCCGCGGCTACGACACGCAGGGCAGCATGTTCGTCGACGGCATGCGCGACACCGGCGCGACGACGCGCGAGATCTTCAACACCGAGCGCATCGAGATCACCAAGGGTTCCGACGGCGCGTACGGCGGCCGCGGCGGCGCGGGCGGCAGCATCAACCTGATCACAAAGGCCCCGCACCTCGGCACCACCGCCGCCGCGAGCGCGGGCCTCGGTACCGACCGCTATCGCCGCTTCACGGCCGACGGCAACTGGCAGTTCGCCGATCACGCCGCGTTCCGCCTGAACCTGATGAGCCACAACAACGACGTCGCCGGCCGCGACGCGGTGAACAACGAGCGCTGGGGCGTCGCACCGTCGATCGCGTTCGGCCTCGGCACGTCGACGCGCGTCGTCGCGAGCTACTACCACCTGCAGACGGACGACCTGCCCGACGGCGGCATCCCGTACTACTACGGCTTCAACCTCCCGAAAGGCGTCGCCACCGACGGCCCGGCGCCCGTCGACCGCCACAACTTCTACGGCCTGACCAACCGCGATTTCCGCAAGACGACGTCGGACATCAGTACGCTGAAGATCGAGCACGACATCACGTCGTCGCTGACGATCCGCAACACCACGCGCTATACGGAATCGACGCAGGACTACATCTGGACGCAGCCCGACGACAGCCAGGGCAACGTGGTCAACGGCAAGGTCTGGCGGCGCGCGAACACCCGCAACAGCGCGATCAACAGCATCGCGAACCAGACCGAGCTGTTCGGCGAATTCCGCACCGGCCCGTTCAAGCACAGCTTCACGACCGGTATCGAGCTGTCGCGCGAATGGGGCAAGCGCGACACGTACAACGTCGCCGCCGCGAACGGCAAGATCTGCCAGAACGGCATCGGCGCGGCGTCGGGCTACAACTGCACGAGCCTGTGGTCGCCGAACCCGAACGACCCGTGGGCCGGCTCGATCACGCGCAACAACGACTACGCGCGTGCCCGCACCGTGACGAAGTCGATCTACGGCTTCGACACGATCGAGATCACGCCGCGCTGGCAAGTCAACGGCGGCGTGCGCATCGACGACTACTCGACCCGCTTCACCGACACCAAGGCCAACGGCGGCAAGACCACCACGCGTGACGACACGCTCGTGAACTGGCAGGCCGGCCTCGTGTTCAAGCCCGCGCAGAACGGCAGCATCTACGCGTCGTACGCGACGTCGTCGACGCCGGCCGGCATGATGCTCGGCGAAGGCAGCGAAACGCAGTCGCTCACGCCGGGCCGCGGCGGCGTCGGCTCGAACGCCGATCAGCTGGCGCCGGAAAAGAACCGCAGCATCGAGCTCGGCACGAAGTGGAACGTGCTGAACGACAAGCTCGCGCTGACCGCCGCGCTGTTCCAGATCGATACGACGAATGCGCGCGTGACGCTGCCGAACAACCAGTATGCGATGGTCGGCAACAAGCGCGTGCAGGGTCTCGAACTCGGCGTCGCGGGCCAGATCACGAAGCAGTGGCAGTTGTTCGGCGGCTATACGTACATGAAGAGCGAGCTACGCGACAACGGCAAGGACACGGCGAACAACGGCAACCGGTTCCCGAACACGCCGAAGCACAGCTTCACGATGTGGTCGAACTACGACGTGACGCCGAAGTTCACCGTCGGCGGCGGCGCGTTCTACATGTCGCAGGTGTTCGGCGATCCCGCGAACCAGCACGCGGTGCCGTCGTACTGGCGCTTCGATGCGATGGCGCAGTACCGCATCAACAAGAAGCTCGGCCTGCAGCTGAACGTGAACAACCTGTTCAACCGCACCTACTTCGACCAGGCGTATCCGGCGCACTACGCGTCGATCGCACCGGGCCGCTCGGCGTTCGTCACGCTGAACGCGCGCTACTGA
- a CDS encoding M15 family metallopeptidase encodes MISLSDPVVRSIALLESHEGFVDLAGFHDRIAVAPGPDDVANKSPHFLKVRRGVADRLIAAAHALPAGLRLYVKEGYRPLALQRHYFTGHLAHLRRTLKPLPDEDTLVALTSHYVAPPEVAAHPTGAAVDLTLISADGIELDMGCMLDATDQESSGACYTHNPFISRAAARNRQVLITALTGAGFTNYPSEWWHWSFGDRYWAVMHDQSHAIYGPVEENMLDEAAC; translated from the coding sequence GTGATTTCGCTCTCCGATCCCGTTGTCCGGTCCATTGCCCTGCTGGAGTCGCACGAAGGGTTTGTCGATCTCGCAGGCTTCCATGACCGTATCGCTGTCGCGCCCGGCCCCGACGACGTCGCAAACAAGAGCCCGCATTTCCTGAAAGTGCGTCGTGGCGTGGCGGACCGGCTGATCGCCGCAGCGCACGCGCTCCCCGCCGGCCTGCGCCTGTACGTCAAGGAGGGCTATCGCCCGCTGGCCCTGCAGCGTCACTACTTCACCGGGCATCTCGCGCACCTGCGCCGGACGCTGAAGCCGTTGCCGGATGAAGACACCCTGGTCGCACTGACGAGCCACTACGTTGCACCGCCGGAAGTCGCCGCGCACCCGACGGGCGCAGCTGTCGACCTGACGCTCATCTCGGCGGATGGCATCGAGCTCGACATGGGTTGCATGCTCGATGCCACCGACCAGGAATCATCCGGCGCGTGCTACACGCACAACCCGTTCATCAGCCGCGCAGCCGCCCGCAACCGTCAGGTGCTGATCACCGCGCTGACGGGCGCCGGCTTCACCAATTACCCGTCGGAATGGTGGCATTGGTCGTTCGGGGACCGCTATTGGGCCGTGATGCACGATCAATCGCACGCCATCTACGGCCCCGTCGAAGAAAACATGCTCGACGAAGCCGCGTGCTGA
- a CDS encoding nucleotidyltransferase family protein, producing MSYASLATGVLLAGGLGQRFDPSGLHSKLLALLPDGTPVAVAAARHLAAATADVIAVVRPGAEKLAMLLNEAGCHVVYAPDAARGMGASLAAGVRATPDANSWLVALGDMPWIAASTYEAVTRALDADDASIVAPAHRGVRGHPVGFAAHHFDALAALDGDTGARALFASAPVRLLDVDDPGIVRDVDTPADLR from the coding sequence ATGTCCTATGCGTCACTCGCCACCGGCGTCCTCCTCGCGGGCGGCCTCGGTCAGCGCTTCGACCCGAGCGGCCTGCACAGCAAGCTGCTCGCGCTGCTTCCCGACGGCACGCCGGTTGCGGTCGCGGCCGCCCGTCATCTCGCGGCGGCCACGGCCGACGTGATCGCCGTCGTGCGTCCCGGTGCCGAAAAACTCGCGATGCTGCTGAACGAAGCCGGCTGCCACGTCGTCTATGCACCCGACGCCGCGCGCGGCATGGGCGCGAGCCTCGCGGCCGGCGTGCGCGCGACGCCCGACGCGAACAGCTGGCTCGTCGCGCTCGGCGACATGCCGTGGATCGCGGCGTCCACCTATGAAGCCGTCACGCGCGCGCTCGACGCCGACGACGCGTCGATCGTCGCGCCCGCGCACCGCGGCGTGCGCGGCCATCCGGTCGGGTTCGCCGCGCACCATTTCGATGCGCTCGCCGCGCTCGACGGCGACACGGGCGCCCGCGCGCTGTTCGCCAGCGCGCCGGTCAGGCTGCTCGACGTCGACGATCCCGGCATCGTGCGCGACGTCGATACACCGGCGGATTTGCGCTGA
- a CDS encoding molybdenum cofactor biosynthesis F family protein, whose translation MERQDPVFIQVGALADGFAPEANILASVDALAGRTLALGDASGAWRVYTFEPGALQWRDAATDTGGREPCRVTRLRDGLYFVDYIDSAARATSVSLVIDLDNGVWTSVVGALPTEADTRIDAFTRVARGLPLTGVEAEFRHGTLGGHTQPGPLHGPTRELIGKRTMYRYSPTECYEHIYLNENFYAWQCLQGVEGGLADVDRCHYFRIADALYLFVWREKVVPTLGVVLIDLAQRKTDGKIFGYQGGDFGTLSNFPVGAHAQVLNETVHPLGGEAQR comes from the coding sequence GTGGAACGACAGGATCCGGTATTCATTCAGGTTGGCGCGCTCGCGGACGGCTTCGCGCCGGAAGCGAACATCCTCGCATCCGTCGACGCGCTCGCCGGGCGGACACTTGCGCTCGGCGACGCATCGGGTGCATGGCGCGTCTATACGTTCGAGCCCGGCGCACTGCAGTGGCGCGATGCGGCGACCGATACGGGCGGCCGCGAGCCGTGTCGCGTGACGCGGCTGCGCGACGGGCTGTACTTCGTCGACTACATCGATTCGGCCGCCCGCGCGACATCGGTCAGTCTCGTGATCGACCTCGACAACGGTGTATGGACGTCGGTCGTCGGCGCGCTGCCGACTGAAGCCGACACGCGCATCGACGCGTTCACACGGGTTGCGCGCGGGCTGCCGCTGACGGGCGTCGAGGCCGAGTTCCGGCACGGCACGCTCGGCGGCCACACGCAGCCGGGGCCGTTGCACGGGCCCACGCGCGAGCTGATCGGCAAGCGGACGATGTATCGCTATAGCCCGACCGAATGCTACGAGCACATCTACCTGAACGAGAATTTCTATGCGTGGCAGTGCCTGCAGGGTGTCGAAGGCGGGCTGGCCGATGTCGATCGCTGTCATTACTTCAGGATTGCAGACGCGCTGTATCTGTTCGTGTGGCGAGAAAAGGTGGTGCCGACGCTCGGCGTCGTGCTGATCGACCTCGCGCAGCGCAAGACCGACGGCAAGATCTTCGGCTACCAGGGCGGCGATTTCGGCACGCTGTCGAACTTCCCCGTCGGCGCGCACGCGCAGGTGCTCAACGAAACCGTGCATCCGCTCGGCGGCGAGGCGCAGCGATGA